TTATGTTATTAAAAAAAATTGGAAGTCCATTACATTATATTAAAAAGTAATAGGTTTACGTTACTTGATATACATATTCAAGTCAAAATAATAATTTAAAATTGATTTATATCAAAATATATATATATTCAAAATTTGATTTTACTAACATATTTTCTAATAACCATTATAAAAATGTTTTCATATATATAAAAAAATACAACACAGCTCAATTTTAAATACCAACTTAAATTATGGTTTTTATATTTCATATTGAAATTTTAAAATATAATATATGTGATTATTTATATGATTGTACGTATAAAATATTATTAATTATAAGAAAAGTTATTTGATGGTACATATAAAATATGATTAATTATATGATAACACATATTTTTTTAACCTATGATGACACATATAGGATATATAATACTTTGGTTTAAATATTTGGATAGAGAATTAATAATTATTTAAGTATTTTTGGAGTTTTGAGTATATTTCAACTATTTTAGATATTTACGTTTGATTATTTGTATAGATTTTCAAGTATTTAAATGAACTTAAAAGTATCATATATATTCTGAATGTTTTTATATATATTAAATCTAAAAATAATTAATATATATAAGTATATAAATCTATTTTGGATACCCAAAATACTTTGGTTCGGATCGGATTAGGTTTCAGTTTTTTAAATACCAAAATTTTGAATAATTCTGATATTTAATCAATTTTGGTATGAATTTGGTACTACTTATTCGGATTGGGATCAATACAATTTTTCGAATTGGAGTTTTTTTCCCAACCCTAAATAGTGACATAAAAAAAAATAGCATCATATTTTTTTTAAAATACATCCGCGCGGACGAGCCGGTAAAAATTAGTTCAGATTATTTTTCTTGTTTTTGCCAAAAGAAACTTTCCATATTGTTTGTGAGGACAATCGGAATAACCAAGTACAAATGTTTATTAAAAAAAAGATATAAATGTTATAATATAGTTCTGAAATTAGTGGATGAACATCATGAGATTTCATTGTTATCATGAAATAAAATCTGAAAATTATAAGAACCTCAAGCACACTACTAGCTTTCTAGCCACAGATGACTATTCGTAAATGCACCTAGTTTCATCTTTGTGTCATTATGTATATTATTTTAACTCTGCAAGTTTATCACGAAATATAATATGTTTCAAACGAAAGGAAGACCCACAGAGGCAGAAACAAGCAGAAGAAACAAAGATTGGTGACTAGATTGGGTAACTTGCCATACAAGTCAAACATATACATAAACGAGAGAGATATAGTTTGAATGAATCAGCCAAAGAAGCTTGGATCGTAGCCATTGCTAGAAGTGGCCAAAACATAGTAAGCAACGATGTGACCAATAGAACCCCAAGCAAGAACATCCACGATGTTGAATCCAACAGGGTCGTTCGATTTCAAGAGGCTTACGTACTCCTTGGCACGATCATCTCCCGCTTCGAAGTGGGTCTTCCCGTTCTGCTCCGGCACCTGTTTAGCCACATTCTCTCTCTGGAAGTTGAAGAAGACGAACCGGCCTAGGAAGAGGGAGAGACCTGTGCTGAGGCTAATAACGACGGATGGGCTGAGCTCGGCTCTCACGACGGCGGAGGAGGAAGATCTTCTTCCGGAGGTGGTGGATAGCTTGGGTAAGGCAGATGAGGAGCCACCGAGGCGGAGAGGACGGAGGCCGTGGAATGAGATGGAGTTCGGGTGTTTCTGGGAGATTGTAGAGGAGAAAGTTGTGGGTGTGAGCAAAGCAGATGCGCTTGTCGCCATGTTATCTTCTTCTTCTGTGGAGAGTTTCAGTGCAAGAGAGAATGAGTGGTTTTGGATTTATCATCACATTTGGCTTCTTGGAGGAGACGATACAAGATTTTGCTTGTGAGGATAGGATTCAAGGTTGATGATGTGGCATTCTCTCATTGGTTTGTATTGGATTATGAGATTTCAGACAAGTATTTTGTCTTACAGCCCCTCCTAATTTAGACTTTTTTCCGTAAAGCGCCTTACATTTTACTTTATTACGATTTAATCGACATAAATTTCGACAGTCAAACTAGAACCAATATTTGCGTTAAAGCCCTAATATTTACATTTTGTTTTGTAAAGCGCCTAAAGTTTTCTTTTGTCAAATTTAGACTACGAAGATTAACACAAAATCAAATTATTTTTTGGTTAAAACCCTCATAGTTTAGACGGTTCTCCTTATAAGACCCTACTCTATTAACGTTCAATTTAATCCACACAATTTTACAATCCAACGGAATACAACACAGAAAAGGATGAAAACGAGTCCCTAACAATGGATTATAGCCAAATACTGAGCTACAGGCTCGGATCGTGTTGTCTCATCCTGGTCTAGCCCAAGTAAAGAGTTCATGCAAACTCAAGCTGAAACTCAAACACTTATGTACACACATACATGAACTTCAACAGTCAACACTCAAAAGCTAACTAAATAGACTCTCTGTGAAAACCCCTAGTACTTGCACAACACATAATTTACACCATTGGAGATTTGATTATAATGTTTTTATTTGGACGCGGGAGTGTACCAGGCATGTGGTAAGCTCTTTTATTCCTCTGATGGCTCTCGAACGGTTACAGATATGAATCGAGGTAGGAGTAGTTGTGGTGGCGGCCATACTCAAGGAGACTACCGTAAGTGCGGTCCCAAACACCGATGAAGAGCGCTTCTGTGTCAGGGCTGAAGGATATTCCCGAGATCTCCCCAAAGAAATCGATCTCCTGCTCTGTTTCATACCCTTTCGAGACGTCGTATACATGAACAAAGTCAGCCGGCTCAGCCATGGCCATGTACTTCCCATCTGACGTGTAGCGGATGGATCGAATTGCCCCGAGGTTACCCCTCAAGACAGCAACAGATTTAGACAGGTTACGAATGTCCCAAACCCGGCAGGTCTTGTCTTGGTTACCTGTGGAGAACGTGAGCCCATCCGGGTGCCATGCTGATGCAAAGGAAAAGTCCAAATGTCCTGCTAGCGTTCCCAGTGTCTGTCGGAAATATTCCAAATCAGTTAGAAGAAAGAAAAAAAGCTTTTTTATTCAGAAGAGTTGAGCATAGGGATAGTGTCTCTGCACCTTTCCATTGTTGGGGTCTACGAGAAGACCCTCTGGGTTGTCTCCCACAATCGTCAATAACTTACAATCAGGACTCAGAGATGTGTGCTGCCAATAAAAATTATCCATTTACGTTAACTGTACTTATCACTCAACTTAGTGTGACAAGAAACAGGAAGGGACTTGCATTGACTGGCCAAGGAAAGCGAAAATAGTTAACAAGCTGATATCTCTCCATATCAAAATCTCTGACTCCACAATCATTATTTGAGGCCGTGAAATGAAGCGCACCACTGCAGACAAACAGACATAGGCCAAAGGGAATGTTAGAAGCTGGAAACTGGCAAAAAAACCCTACATGGAGCAAAATAGAGAAGCAGATACCTGGGTTTGTTATAGATCTCAATTGCATTAGTGATAGCATTGTCATCATAGGTTGTACGGGAACAGAAGCTCACACCAGGTCTATCAAGATGCTGCATCAAACCAATGTGGAAACAGTTGATTAGATTGCATGTCTGTGTAATCCATAATTGGAAGAACATTAGAGTTTACCTTGCATAGAAGTTCTCCTTGAAATCCACCAGCAACTAAGAACTTATCTTTGACTGCAAGTGTACTCACTTGAGTCTTCGTAAATCCCTCCAGCAAACTTCCAGGATGTTTCTTCACCCACACAAGAAAAAACCAATAACTGATGTGGGTTTTAAAAGAAGAATCTCTGATGATTCTGGAAGAAGGAAGGAAACTAACCTCGGATGGGGAAACTTGGCCTTGAACATTGAGAACTTCATGCTTTCCAGAAGTCAAAGTAGAGTAGTGGCTCACCAAAAATTGTGACATAAGGTACACATCATGCTTAGAAGTTGCCCAAACCAAATTCCTCAGCTAGAATACAAAGATGTACACATAGAAGCTTTTTTTAGTACAACAAGAATCCATTTATGTTTAACTTATGTGGACAGTTGTAGCAATTTGTACATCCTCATTATGCATACGGACTAAAACAATTGGAATTTGAAAAAAAAAAAAAAAGATATGATTCGATGAAAACCTGAAAATGAAGGATACTTGATTTGATGGATCTTGAATTCCGCCAGAAATCATAAAAGATGGCCCCTTTCTGTGTAGCCATACAATCCTGAGAGGTCATTAAGCAAATGATATATATAGTTGAAACCAATATTGTTGATGAAACAAGCAGACAATAGCTAAAAGGTAAGAGAAGGAGAAGAGGACTTACTTTCCCGGAGGAATCACCAGAGTTAGGGACATTTTCGTAGTTTTTATACTGGTCTAGTCTAGTTTGTCTGTATTTCTCTCTGGTAATGCTAAGCCTGTCCCAAGGAATGCCCTGGATGTCTTTGTCTTTACGGGCTTGCTCCGCTGAAGTATCTGCTATTTTATTACTCTGTAACCAAAAAAAAAAAAAAAAACCACACAATTTAGTAAAAAAAATGTCAAAGACAAACTAAACTGAATTAGTCTTGTTACAGAGCCATCCATATATAAATACTTAGGCCAGGATTATCGGGAGGGAAATAGAGGTTTTAGTGGGATTTTTAGGTGGGGGGGCCCACAGATAAGGGTAAAATCGATCCCAGGGAAGCTGAAATAAGGACCGACGTTTGGTGAGTTTTTCAACTGTTTGCGGGCCCCACTGACACGTGGCGGCCCGCAATTGGTTGATATTTAATTTTTTTTTTTTTTTCTCAGACAAAAAAAAATAAAAAAAAAATAAAAAAAAAAATAAAAAACCCCATGTGGGGTTTCTGCGTTAATCCTGCTCTTACAGAGTAGTCAAACTCGTCGACATCGGAGTCAGATGCAGCCATGTCATCACCATGAAAGTCGTCATCCAAATCGTCGTCTACAACTTCCATATCATCATCATCATCAACATGGTCCATGTACGCAGCATCCTCCTCCGCTTGGTAATTGGACATATTTTATTTATAGTTTGGATAGAAAAGGCAACTGCACATGTAGAAAAAAAGCACATTTTATTACAGAACTGTGAAAGCAAGCGACCACAGAAGCCAAATAGAGTAGTTGTAAACATGAATATTGCAACATCTAAAACAAACAAAGCGGTTAGAGGAAAGATAGATCTCCACAAATATTACAATCTTAAATAGAAACTTCATCCCATCGCGAAACAAACGAAACGCCTACTAAACCGGCTCCGACACACTGAAAGTTCGGAAATAACGAAACCAATACACATGTATGTCCAACGCAATCGTAATAAGGCAGGAGCACGACAGGAACATAGCATATCAATTAAAAAGACAGAAAAATAGGAGATGTATGGTTCAAACAAATTCATTACCTGACGATGCAATTCCTTCGTGAAAATCCAGCAAAAATCTATGATTAGGTTTTTGCATATACAACAATTTTTTATTGGATTGGCGTTGGTTAAGATCGATTGCAAGAGAGAGAAGAAGAGATGAGACATTTATTTATTTATTTTTCTTCTCTCAATCACAGGCTATTGGGCACAGTTTCCAAAAAGAAAAAAAACCTAAATCTTCGTTCTCCTCTCGGCGGCTCTGCCGTTCGCGAGTCGCCGCCTCTGCTCTGCCGGCTTGCAATTGTTCCGGTGGACTCCCCTTCTCAAACTCCATCTTTGATCTTTTCTTTTAACTCTTCGTATATCCCTTTTCAATGGCATCTTCTTCCCAACCCCCAGATCTAATTGAAAAAGCTGACAATGGCTTAGTGTTCACCATACTTCGCCGCTCTTCTTCAACTGGTTCTCTAAAAGTACCAGCTTCCTCAATTGGGTTTGATGGGTTTGTTGCTACTGCCGAAAAGTTTCCATCAAGCCAAAACTCAGGACAAGACTCAGCTGTTAAGGGTTTTGTTGGATTGGAACCTCCAAAGATTCTCTTTGATGTTCTTGTGGAAAGTGTGCCTCAAGTTGAGAACCACAAAGATGCAGGAGGAGAAGCTGTTTATGAAGACTCTACTTCCTCAGCTGCTCTTGTGGATTCAATAATCGTGCAAAACCTTGTCACCGTTGAGAGTTCTTCTACTACAGAAACTAATAAAAAGTCTGATGTATCAGTTTCCCCTTCTCTAGGAGCATGGGCAAAACCTTTAAAGATTTATCCATCCTCTCCATCAGCAGTAGATGTTCTGAATNNNNNNNNNNNNNNNNNNNNNNNNNNNNNNNNNNNNNNNNNNNNNNNNNNNNNNNNNNNNNNNNNNNNNNNNNNNNNNNNNNNNNNNNNNNNNNNNNNNNNNNNNNNNNNNNNNNNNNNNNNNNNNNNNNNNNNNNNNNNNNNNNNNNNNNNNNNNNNNNNNNNNNNNNNNNNNNNNNNNNNNNNNNNNNNNNNNNNNNNNNNNNNNNNNNNNNNNNNNNNNNNNNNNNNNNNNNNNNNNNNNNNNNNNNNNNNNNNNNNNNNNNNNNNNNNNNNNNNNNNNNNNNNNNNNNNNNNNNNNNNNNNNNNNNNNNNNNNNNNNNNNNNNNNNNNNNNNNNNNNNNNNNNNNNNNNNNNNNNNNNNNNNNNNNNNNNNNNNNNNNNNNNNNNNNNNNNNNNNNNNNNNNNNNNNNNNNNNNNNNNNNNNNNNNNNNNNNNNNNNNNNNNNNNNNNNNNNNNNNNNNNNNNNNNNNNNNNNNNNNNNNNNNNNNNNNNNNNNNNNNNNNNNNNNNNNNNNNNNNNNNNNNNNNNNNNNNNNNNNNNNNNNNNNNNNNNNNNNNNNNNNNNNNNNNNNNNNNNNNNNNNNNNNNNNNNNNNNNNNNNNNNNNNNNNNNNNNNNNNNNNNNNNNNNNNNNNNNNNNNNNNNNNNNNNNNNNNNNNNNNNNNNNNNNNNNNNNNNNNNNNNNNNNNNNNNNNNNNNNNNNNNNNNNNNNNNNNNNNNNNNNNNNNNNNNNNNNNNNNNNNNNNNNNNNNNNNNNNNNNNNNNNNNNNNNNNNNNNNNNNNNNNNNNNNNNNNNNNNNNNNNNNNNNNNNNNNNNNNNNNNNNNNNNNNNNNNNNNNNNNNNNNNNNNNNNNNNNNNNNNNNNNNNNNNNNNNNNNNNNNNNNNNNNNNNNNNNNNNNNNNNNNNNNNNNNNNNNNNNNNNNNNNNNNNNNNNNNNNNNNNNNNNNNNNNNNNNNNNNNNNNNNNNNNNNNNNNNNNNNNNNNNNNNNNNNNNNNNNNNNNNNNNNNNNNNNNNNNNNNNNNNNNNNNNNNNNNNNNNNNNNNNNNNNNNNNNNNNNNNNNNNNNNNNNNNNNNNNNNNNNNNNNNNNNNNNNNNNNNNNNNNNNNNNNNNNNNNNNNNNNNNNNNNNNNNNNNNNNNNNNNNNNNNNNNNNNNNNNNNNNNNNNNNNNNNNNNNNNNNNNNNNNNNNNNNNNNNNNNNNNNNNNNNNNNNNNNNNNNNNNNNNNNNNNNNNNNNNNNNNNNNNNNNNNNNNNNNNNNNNNNNNNNNNNNNNNNNNNNNNNNNNNNNNNNNNNNNNNNNNNNNNNNNNNNNNNNNNNNNNNNNNNNNNNNNNNNNNNNNNNNNNNNNNNNNNNNNNNNNNNNNNNNNNNNNNNNNNNNNNNNNNNNNNNNNNNNNNNNNNNNNNNNNNNNNNNNNNNNNNNNNNNNNNNNNNNNNNNNNNNNNNNNNNNNNNNNNNNNNNNNNNNNNNNNNNNNNNNNNNNNNNNNNNNNNNNNNNNNNNNNNNNNNNNNNNNNNNNNNNNNNNNNNNNNNNNNNNNNNNNNNNNNNNNNNNNNNNNNNNNNNNNNNNNNNNNNNNNNNNNNNNNNNNNNNNNNNNNNNNNNNNNNNNNNNNNNNNNNNNNNNNNNNNNNNNNNNNNNNNNNNNNNNNNNNNNNNNNNNNNNNNNNNNNNNNNNNNNNNNNNNNNNNNNNNNNNNNNNNNNNNNNNNNNNNNNNNNNNNNNNNNNNNNNNNNNNNNNNNNNNNNNNNNNNNNNNNNNNNNNNNNNNNNNNNNNNNNNNNNNNNNNNNNNNNNNAAAAAAAAAAAAAAAAAAAAAAAATCACAGGCTATACTGCATCAGTACAAACGAATCGGACGGTCCTTGTTTTTCCTTATTTTTAAACCTCCTTTCTTTAATCGATGCTTTGTTTACGCTTTTGCCCTTCCATCGTATTCAGTGAAATTTGGTTTTGAGATTACGAGGGGTTGATTTGTCTTTTAGCTCATGGCGTTCGGAAGAGTTCCGCATTATTTATTAGAATTGCCCACATTTTATTAGTATTTACAATATAACCTCGCAAACTTTTTAAATACTCCAATCATACCCAACTGCAAATCCATCACTACGAGATACTACATCAGATATTCCTAAATAATAATGGCTAGTATACTACTTCTTCACAAACTCGTTTCTTCTTGCTTTCATGTTATCAAACAAATAAAGAGACATTTGTAGTGTTTTTAATTATCATAACCTTAAACAAGATCTCACACTGTTTTTGTTATTCTAGTCTAGTTTCTTCTCTACACTGATTACAACAAAAGGCTTTGAAATCAGCTTTTATACTCGCATCTCTTATCTCAAATCTACACTCTAAACCATCAAAGATTTTCTCTGTCCCTGTCTTCTTCTTCTTCTCCTTCTTTTTAACTTAAAGAAGTGGAAGCAGATGGAACTATGAGAAAATAAACAAAATGGCGTGTGGCCCAAGTTAGAGGAGGAAGAAGAAGATCAAGAAGAAACTAACATGTTTGTTCTTTAGGAAATCTGTTATTTCTCTCTGTATGTGCAGACGTTTGGAGTTGTATTTATGCAAAAACTCAGCAGAAGATGTTCTCTTATGGTTTCTCTAACAGAACAATCTTCTTCTCTGCACAAGACAGACAACGATTTACAAGTGTTGTTTAACTCATGTCTCCATATTCTTTGCTACAACGAGGCAACATATAATCAAAAGAGACTTACGTGAAGCTGTGAGTCTCGTAAACTTTCCAGCATTTCAGTTATTTCCATCTGTTTCACCACCGTTGCATGCAAAACCTGTCAAAAAAATTGGAAAAAATGTCAATTCCAAGCTACAACTATGCAGAGTTTGTGAGAAACGAATTAAGGAAAAGCAGGCAGCATATTATTACCCGCTTTGTTTTCACAAGATCAAATTCAACCGATTTGATTCTGTCTAGAGAATCCATCAGCATTCTCTCCTTCTCTACCGGAATCTCAACCGGTTTGTTCCGCATTTCCTCGTACACTTTCTCCAGTTCCTGAATACGTTCCAAACAGGGACGAATCTTGTCTTTCATTGTGGTCTCTGTAGGAGCTGAGATGAGTCTGCTACTGTTCTCATCTTCTGTTGGAATTGAAGGAGTAATGGTATTCTTCCTCCTCAAAATCTGAAACGGGATACAACGAAAAACTGCTGCTAGTTTCAGCAACAACGCAAGTATTCTTTTCGCTACGTTCTCAGTTCTTATGATGTCCATTGTTCCCCTTAAATCATGAAGCCATCGGATAATGATGGAAGTACCTGGAAGATGAAATTTAACATGTGAGAAAACTATACGCCGAATTCGTCTGAAGTATAACCTGGTGGAGATGTTTCACGTTTTAAACCGAGTGCTGCTTGATTGAGTTCGATCATTTGGTAATGGGATTGCCTTTCTTGACCTTTTCGGTTTGTAGCTATGTTAGGTATGTCAAACTTGTCATCGCAACTATAATAGCCGTTAACATCTGATGCCCTAGCCTGCTACATAGATCATATTGCTCCGGTCAGTGTTATGAAACTAGAGTGGTGCTGTGACACAAATGTACCAACACAACAAATATAACTCACATCCTCAT
The DNA window shown above is from Brassica oleracea var. oleracea cultivar TO1000 chromosome C3, BOL, whole genome shotgun sequence and carries:
- the LOC106328020 gene encoding uncharacterized WD repeat-containing protein C2A9.03 isoform X2; this encodes MSNYQAEEDAAYMDHVDDDDDMEVVDDDLDDDFHGDDMAASDSDVDEFDYSSNKIADTSAEQARKDKDIQGIPWDRLSITREKYRQTRLDQYKNYENVPNSGDSSGKKGAIFYDFWRNSRSIKSSILHFQLRNLVWATSKHDVYLMSQFLVSHYSTLTSGKHEVLNVQGQVSPSEKHPGSLLEGFTKTQVSTLAVKDKFLVAGGFQGELLCKHLDRPGVSFCSRTTYDDNAITNAIEIYNKPSGALHFTASNNDCGVRDFDMERYQLVNYFRFPWPVNHTSLSPDCKLLTIVGDNPEGLLVDPNNGKTLGTLAGHLDFSFASAWHPDGLTFSTGNQDKTCRVWDIRNLSKSVAVLRGNLGAIRSIRYTSDGKYMAMAEPADFVHVYDVSKGYETEQEIDFFGEISGISFSPDTEALFIGVWDRTYGSLLEYGRHHNYSYLDSYL
- the LOC106328020 gene encoding uncharacterized WD repeat-containing protein C2A9.03 isoform X1, which encodes MSNYQAEEDAAYMDHVDDDDDMEVVDDDLDDDFHGDDMAASDSDVDEFDYSSNKIADTSAEQARKDKDIQGIPWDRLSITREKYRQTRLDQYKNYENVPNSGDSSGKDCMATQKGAIFYDFWRNSRSIKSSILHFQLRNLVWATSKHDVYLMSQFLVSHYSTLTSGKHEVLNVQGQVSPSEKHPGSLLEGFTKTQVSTLAVKDKFLVAGGFQGELLCKHLDRPGVSFCSRTTYDDNAITNAIEIYNKPSGALHFTASNNDCGVRDFDMERYQLVNYFRFPWPVNHTSLSPDCKLLTIVGDNPEGLLVDPNNGKTLGTLAGHLDFSFASAWHPDGLTFSTGNQDKTCRVWDIRNLSKSVAVLRGNLGAIRSIRYTSDGKYMAMAEPADFVHVYDVSKGYETEQEIDFFGEISGISFSPDTEALFIGVWDRTYGSLLEYGRHHNYSYLDSYL
- the LOC106328748 gene encoding photosystem I reaction center subunit V, chloroplastic-like codes for the protein MATSASALLTPTTFSSTISQKHPNSISFHGLRPLRLGGSSSALPKLSTTSGRRSSSSAVVRAELSPSVVISLSTGLSLFLGRFVFFNFQRENVAKQVPEQNGKTHFEAGDDRAKEYVSLLKSNDPVGFNIVDVLAWGSIGHIVAYYVLATSSNGYDPSFFG